A genomic segment from Cardinium endosymbiont of Culicoides punctatus encodes:
- a CDS encoding PD-(D/E)XK nuclease family transposase yields MLEKPLISFDYAIKYLLRNKGDYDIIEGFISALLHTRGYKPVRINALLDGESNKEAADLKRSIADLVVEDIDGNKYIVEIERAFTLHFMHKACFNSSRLVVDSIFGNQDYTSIKKIFHISILYFATKELNQPIYHGKTIIHSIDKEHPVDMRIVNQGLIAYEHHNVFPEYFFISVPSFNNVIHNEIDEWLYFMKHSDVGQDFKSPYMQKVADRLNVLKMDTAERNNYYYYVKKAIEADDTLSSAKIEGERVGIEKGEKIGIEKGKQEGEKIGLEKGKQEGEKIGLEKGKQEGEKIGLEKGKQAALHATALKMLTLGMDIDTIASITMLSKEEIYAIVKDNGGSLNI; encoded by the coding sequence ATGTTAGAAAAGCCTTTAATATCCTTTGATTATGCGATCAAGTATTTGTTAAGAAATAAAGGAGATTATGATATTATAGAAGGCTTTATTTCCGCTTTACTGCATACCAGAGGCTATAAGCCAGTTAGGATAAATGCCTTATTAGATGGAGAAAGCAATAAGGAGGCTGCTGATTTAAAAAGGTCTATAGCAGATTTAGTAGTAGAAGATATAGATGGCAATAAGTATATCGTAGAAATTGAACGGGCTTTTACCTTACACTTTATGCATAAGGCCTGTTTTAATAGCTCCAGGTTGGTAGTAGATAGTATTTTTGGTAATCAAGACTATACAAGCATAAAGAAGATTTTTCATATCAGTATTTTATATTTTGCTACCAAAGAATTAAACCAACCGATTTACCATGGTAAAACCATTATCCATAGTATAGATAAAGAACATCCTGTAGATATGCGTATCGTTAACCAAGGGTTAATTGCCTATGAGCATCATAATGTATTTCCCGAATACTTTTTTATATCTGTACCTTCCTTTAATAACGTTATCCATAATGAAATAGATGAATGGTTGTATTTTATGAAACATTCAGATGTAGGTCAAGACTTTAAGTCTCCCTATATGCAAAAGGTAGCTGATCGTCTGAATGTACTTAAGATGGATACAGCAGAACGTAATAACTATTATTATTATGTAAAAAAAGCCATAGAAGCCGATGATACCCTTTCCTCTGCAAAAATAGAAGGAGAAAGGGTTGGTATAGAAAAAGGCGAAAAGATTGGAATAGAGAAAGGTAAACAAGAAGGCGAAAAGATTGGTTTAGAGAAAGGTAAACAAGAAGGCGAAAAGATTGGTTTAGAAAAAGGCAAACAAGAAGGCGAAAAGATTGGTCTAGAGAAAGGTAAACAAGCAGCACTTCATGCTACTGCCTTAAAGATGCTAACATTAGGTATGGATATAGATACCATAGCAAGTATTACCATGCTTTCTAAGGAAGAGATATATGCTATTGTTAAAGATAATGGTGGTAGCTTAAATATATGA
- a CDS encoding CvpA family protein, with the protein MNVLDILFILLLTWGGYNGFKKGFVSELVTSSLLVFGLIKGATMFSILLPITRKYFPFLSTAAPICLGIVMFLIGGGIILLLSKMIKAILHVTFLGIFDSLLGAFLGITKLAFFISLLAFLGNYTASTTFLKPYMNNSTLFPVLEPIVPKILQSISTIPVPHHVHIENIQNHGYR; encoded by the coding sequence ATGAATGTTTTAGACATTTTATTTATCCTACTACTTACCTGGGGAGGGTATAATGGATTTAAAAAGGGCTTTGTTTCAGAGTTGGTTACATCTTCGCTATTGGTATTTGGATTAATTAAAGGGGCAACCATGTTTTCTATCCTACTGCCTATTACGAGAAAATATTTCCCATTTTTATCCACAGCTGCCCCCATATGTCTAGGGATTGTAATGTTTTTGATAGGAGGTGGTATCATTTTACTGCTTAGTAAAATGATTAAAGCCATTTTACACGTTACCTTTTTAGGTATTTTTGATAGTTTATTGGGCGCATTCTTAGGGATAACAAAGTTGGCATTTTTTATAAGCCTGTTAGCTTTTTTAGGGAATTATACAGCATCCACTACTTTTTTGAAGCCCTATATGAATAATAGCACATTATTCCCAGTATTGGAGCCGATTGTCCCTAAAATTTTGCAATCTATTTCTACAATACCTGTGCCACATCATGTGCATATAGAAAATATTCAAAATCATGGATATAGATAA
- a CDS encoding HIT family protein produces the protein MDIDKSTKETNCIFCDIVAGRAPCHKVWEDAGYLAFLSIFPNTEGFTVVIPKHHLSSYIFDHSLDEIYSLMRAAKHVSSILVNKFTTVARTALIFEGYGVNHLHVKLIPLHGTKTEHWNQMTSTIKNKFETYPGYISSHDAERESDEKLAALAAFLRG, from the coding sequence ATGGATATAGATAAAAGTACCAAAGAAACAAATTGTATATTTTGCGATATTGTGGCTGGCAGGGCTCCTTGCCATAAAGTATGGGAAGATGCAGGCTACTTAGCCTTTTTGTCAATATTTCCCAATACAGAGGGATTTACTGTTGTAATACCCAAGCATCATCTCAGTAGCTATATCTTTGATCATTCCTTAGATGAAATCTACTCACTAATGAGGGCTGCTAAACATGTTTCTTCCATATTGGTTAATAAATTTACAACGGTAGCTAGAACGGCACTTATATTTGAAGGTTATGGTGTAAATCATCTACATGTTAAACTCATTCCACTCCATGGTACAAAAACAGAACACTGGAACCAGATGACCTCTACCATAAAAAACAAATTTGAGACATATCCTGGCTATATTTCTTCACATGATGCAGAACGTGAATCAGACGAAAAGTTAGCCGCATTAGCAGCCTTCTTAAGAGGTTAG
- the can gene encoding carbonate dehydratase, translating into MIDQLLKNNKTWSLAIQEEDPDFFNRLATQQAPHYLWIGCSDSRVPANQIVGLLPGDIFVHRNIANLVIHTDLNCLSVIQYAVDILKIQHIMVVGHYGCGGIKAALNGDRVGLTDNWLRHVQDIKQKYATHFEKIETEHKKWDLLCKLNVIEQTINVCQTTIVQEAWAKNQMLTVYGLIYSLKNGILTNLGITIKHMEEVTTVYEQAIKTMLIKRDVL; encoded by the coding sequence ATGATTGATCAACTGCTTAAAAATAACAAAACATGGTCTCTTGCTATTCAAGAAGAAGATCCAGATTTCTTTAACAGATTAGCAACACAACAAGCACCGCATTACTTATGGATTGGGTGTTCTGACAGTCGGGTGCCAGCAAATCAAATTGTAGGGCTTTTGCCTGGAGATATATTTGTGCATCGCAATATTGCAAATCTTGTAATCCATACTGACTTAAACTGTTTATCTGTCATACAATATGCAGTAGATATACTGAAAATCCAACACATTATGGTTGTCGGCCATTATGGTTGTGGTGGCATAAAAGCTGCTTTAAATGGTGATCGTGTTGGATTAACAGATAACTGGCTGCGTCATGTTCAAGATATCAAACAGAAATATGCTACTCATTTTGAAAAAATAGAAACAGAGCATAAGAAATGGGATCTTCTATGCAAATTGAATGTCATTGAGCAAACTATAAATGTTTGCCAAACAACTATTGTTCAAGAGGCTTGGGCAAAAAATCAAATGCTTACAGTCTATGGACTTATTTATAGCCTTAAAAATGGGATACTTACAAACTTGGGTATAACCATTAAGCATATGGAAGAGGTAACAACAGTATATGAACAAGCTATTAAGACTATGCTAATTAAGCGTGACGTCTTATGA